A portion of the Stigmatella aurantiaca DW4/3-1 genome contains these proteins:
- the rsmG gene encoding 16S rRNA (guanine(527)-N(7))-methyltransferase RsmG, with the protein MDNARFVDQLQRGGEALGLSLGEGVAPGLQRLMAELLKWNAKVNLTAITAPEEVLEKHFLDSLAVLPEVEGAASLLDLGAGAGFPGLPLKLARPALAVTLVDAVGKKVGFLKAAIAALGLKEARGLHLRAEGDPEREGIPRAELLIARAFMDLPDWLALAPAYVRPGGRVVAMLGKAQPESELAARASERGLRVVSSRQYRLPFSGAERQVAVFSQA; encoded by the coding sequence GTGGATAACGCGCGGTTCGTGGATCAGCTTCAACGAGGAGGCGAGGCGCTCGGGCTGAGCCTGGGCGAGGGCGTGGCGCCCGGGCTCCAGCGGCTCATGGCCGAGCTGCTCAAGTGGAACGCCAAGGTGAACCTCACGGCCATCACCGCGCCCGAGGAGGTGCTGGAGAAGCACTTCCTGGACTCGCTGGCGGTGCTGCCCGAGGTGGAGGGCGCCGCCTCATTGTTGGACCTGGGGGCCGGGGCCGGCTTTCCGGGCCTTCCGCTCAAGCTGGCCCGGCCGGCGCTGGCGGTGACGCTGGTGGACGCGGTGGGCAAGAAGGTGGGGTTTCTCAAGGCGGCCATCGCGGCGCTGGGCCTGAAGGAGGCCCGCGGGCTGCACCTGCGCGCGGAGGGAGACCCGGAGCGAGAGGGCATTCCGCGCGCGGAGCTGCTGATCGCGCGGGCGTTCATGGATCTGCCGGACTGGCTCGCGCTGGCGCCCGCGTACGTGCGGCCGGGAGGGCGCGTGGTGGCGATGCTCGGCAAGGCCCAACCGGAGTCCGAGCTGGCGGCGCGGGCCTCGGAGAGGGGACTGCGCGTGGTGTCCTCGCGCCAGTACCGCCTGCCGTTCTCCGGCGCCGAGCGGCAAGTCGCCGTGTTCTCCCAGGCCTGA
- a CDS encoding RES family NAD+ phosphorylase, whose protein sequence is MVSSNPYTLQAPPVDLAKRPLPLVQAGGPWYRIHRAALGALYFGKAKAYRFDDPKQAYGVMYSGESFGCAFLETFGRVPQSRGRVSRKDLEDRSLTKLTRSQPLKLVDLANEGLGRLRMDASIFAVADYALPQEWSRAFHEHPEGPDGLSYRSRHDPSQLCAVVFERAQRGFATQLITASLMDHGFAAELGKTLDLYEFALI, encoded by the coding sequence GTGGTCTCTAGCAACCCCTATACGCTGCAAGCACCCCCGGTCGATTTGGCGAAAAGGCCCCTTCCGCTCGTTCAGGCGGGTGGCCCCTGGTACCGCATTCACCGCGCCGCGTTGGGAGCCCTCTACTTCGGAAAAGCCAAGGCCTACCGCTTCGATGATCCAAAGCAGGCGTATGGCGTCATGTATTCAGGCGAAAGCTTTGGCTGCGCTTTTTTGGAGACATTCGGGCGTGTCCCCCAGAGCCGTGGGCGAGTGAGCCGAAAAGACCTGGAGGACCGTAGCCTGACAAAGCTCACGCGCTCACAGCCGCTCAAGCTGGTGGACTTGGCGAATGAAGGGCTGGGGCGCCTTCGCATGGATGCCAGCATCTTCGCGGTGGCGGACTATGCGTTGCCACAAGAATGGTCACGCGCATTCCATGAACACCCAGAGGGCCCTGACGGGCTGTCTTATCGATCGCGTCATGATCCGAGCCAGCTTTGTGCCGTCGTCTTCGAACGTGCTCAACGGGGGTTCGCGACGCAGCTCATCACCGCGTCCCTGATGGATCATGGTTTTGCCGCGGAGCTTGGCAAAACGCTCGATCTCTACGAATTCGCACTCATCTGA
- the bacM gene encoding bactofilin BacM, with protein MALLGGKKEETLSSTISKPLFKREEESVSMRPGDIHTLLGKGSEFEGKLSFEGQVRIDGKFNGQIFTKDSLIIGDGARVQAEIHAGTVIIHGTVEGNVKATQLIELKQPGRVKGNLETPSLSMDRGVIFEGTLKMENLANSQKALPPPPGGDKK; from the coding sequence GTGGCGCTCCTTGGCGGGAAAAAAGAAGAGACACTCAGCAGCACCATCAGCAAGCCATTGTTCAAGCGGGAGGAGGAATCCGTGTCGATGCGTCCAGGGGACATTCACACACTGCTCGGGAAGGGGAGCGAGTTCGAGGGCAAGCTCAGCTTCGAGGGGCAGGTGCGGATCGACGGTAAATTCAACGGGCAGATCTTCACCAAGGACTCGCTCATCATCGGAGATGGGGCGCGCGTCCAGGCGGAGATCCACGCCGGGACCGTCATCATCCACGGGACGGTGGAGGGCAACGTGAAGGCCACGCAGCTCATCGAGCTGAAGCAGCCGGGCCGCGTGAAGGGCAACCTCGAGACGCCCTCGCTCTCCATGGACCGGGGCGTCATCTTCGAGGGGACGCTGAAGATGGAGAACCTGGCGAACTCCCAGAAGGCGCTCCCGCCTCCTCCGGGCGGCGACAAGAAGTAG
- a CDS encoding ATP-binding protein — MSSRKSQTSIPTVRPDDSSSRRSQTGLPAVRPDEGGRRSSAGTPAVRPDDSPQRLGEIQGEAAAVADRGEVEHLKQLLTARAQELTGASGAVLATLEQGELVGRVATGSLARTVGEKLGLDLNPGGAASKARLVWRVDDTEADARVEREACRKLGARALVVASLACGERLIAVLVVVSPRAGAFGENEERGLALVARGGGSLLAHAEAAKAAIEREAELKTLRALLRRREAELDGVLQSVEGSAYVLSEDSPLRANRAAQELLGAGGAPGLTGRASLLERLQPRAPETQEQVAPEEEPLARALAGTATTRELLVRHAKAGGDVLARIAAVPVRVDGTVVGAVVVQSDVGAERKEQFLTLVERSSECIGITSLSGQPMYLNPAGQEMLGFETPEAFRSASVMDTYLAEDRDLARTAFRAVRERGSWEGELRLRHRRTGEAIPVRHHLFTLAHRETGRPVALGAVTRDLREQKRAEAVRERLMDIVGNELRAPLSAITMAASTLLRRGTLAEVDTKAAARISQGAERMGRTLGQVLDFTRTYLGAGLVLLRSRVDLDMVTQDVVAAVELEHPDRLVRYVKRGDARGIWDRERLVELLSTLLGYSLRTGPVDRPVDVRLLAEGMEVVLEVRREGEAIPAEVLSEMFNPFFYPPQAQLVGDEVTREHLGLGLFITREITRAHGGHMEVTSSQQEGTLFQVYLPRGPVGVR, encoded by the coding sequence ATGTCCTCGCGCAAGTCCCAGACGTCGATCCCCACGGTCCGCCCCGATGACTCCTCTTCCCGCAGGTCCCAGACAGGGCTGCCCGCGGTCCGGCCCGACGAGGGGGGCCGCCGGTCCTCGGCGGGGACGCCCGCGGTGCGCCCGGACGACTCGCCGCAGCGGCTGGGAGAGATTCAAGGCGAAGCGGCCGCCGTGGCGGACCGGGGCGAGGTGGAGCACCTCAAGCAGTTGCTCACCGCCCGGGCGCAGGAGCTGACCGGGGCCTCGGGGGCGGTGCTGGCCACGCTGGAGCAGGGGGAACTCGTGGGCCGCGTGGCCACCGGGAGCCTCGCCCGCACGGTGGGCGAGAAGCTGGGGCTGGACCTGAACCCCGGGGGCGCCGCCTCGAAGGCGCGCCTGGTGTGGCGCGTGGATGACACCGAGGCCGATGCGCGCGTGGAGCGCGAGGCGTGCCGCAAGCTGGGCGCGCGCGCCCTCGTGGTGGCCTCGCTGGCGTGCGGCGAGCGGCTGATCGCGGTGCTCGTGGTGGTCTCCCCGCGGGCGGGGGCCTTCGGGGAGAACGAGGAGCGGGGGCTGGCGCTGGTGGCGCGGGGCGGCGGGTCCCTCCTGGCGCACGCGGAGGCGGCGAAGGCGGCCATCGAGCGAGAGGCGGAGCTGAAGACGCTCCGGGCGCTCCTGCGGCGGCGCGAGGCGGAGCTGGACGGGGTGCTCCAGTCGGTGGAGGGCTCCGCCTATGTGCTCTCCGAGGACAGCCCACTCCGGGCCAACCGGGCGGCGCAGGAGTTGCTGGGGGCGGGCGGCGCCCCGGGGCTCACCGGCCGCGCGTCGCTGCTCGAGCGGTTGCAGCCGCGGGCGCCGGAGACCCAGGAGCAGGTGGCGCCGGAGGAGGAGCCGCTGGCGAGGGCCCTGGCGGGCACGGCCACCACGCGCGAGCTGCTGGTGCGGCACGCGAAGGCGGGAGGGGACGTGCTGGCGCGCATCGCGGCGGTGCCGGTCCGGGTGGATGGCACGGTGGTGGGGGCGGTGGTGGTGCAGTCGGACGTGGGGGCCGAGCGCAAGGAGCAGTTCCTGACGCTGGTGGAGCGCTCCTCGGAGTGCATCGGCATCACCTCGCTGAGCGGGCAGCCCATGTACCTGAACCCGGCGGGCCAGGAGATGCTGGGCTTCGAGACGCCGGAGGCGTTCCGGAGCGCCTCGGTGATGGACACGTACCTGGCGGAGGACCGGGACTTGGCGCGCACGGCGTTCCGCGCGGTGCGCGAGCGGGGCAGCTGGGAGGGCGAGCTGCGGCTGCGCCACCGGCGCACGGGCGAGGCCATTCCGGTGCGCCACCACCTCTTCACGCTGGCGCACCGGGAGACGGGCAGGCCCGTGGCGCTGGGGGCGGTGACGCGGGACTTGCGCGAGCAGAAGCGCGCGGAGGCCGTGCGCGAGCGGTTGATGGACATCGTCGGCAACGAGCTGCGGGCCCCGCTGTCGGCCATCACCATGGCGGCCTCCACGCTGCTGCGGCGCGGGACGCTCGCGGAGGTGGACACGAAGGCGGCGGCGCGCATCTCCCAGGGCGCGGAGCGGATGGGGCGCACGCTGGGGCAGGTGCTGGACTTCACGCGCACGTACCTGGGGGCGGGGCTGGTGCTCCTGCGCTCGCGGGTGGACCTGGACATGGTGACGCAGGACGTGGTGGCGGCGGTGGAGCTGGAGCACCCGGACCGGCTCGTGCGCTACGTGAAGCGCGGGGATGCGCGCGGCATCTGGGACCGGGAGCGGCTGGTGGAGCTGTTGAGCACGCTCCTGGGCTACTCGCTGCGCACGGGCCCGGTGGACCGGCCGGTGGACGTGCGGCTGCTCGCCGAGGGCATGGAGGTGGTGCTGGAGGTGCGGCGCGAGGGGGAGGCCATCCCCGCCGAGGTGCTCTCGGAGATGTTCAACCCGTTCTTCTACCCGCCGCAGGCGCAGCTCGTGGGGGACGAGGTGACGCGGGAGCACCTGGGGCTGGGGCTGTTCATCACCCGGGAGATCACCCGGGCGCACGGCGGCCACATGGAGGTGACCTCCTCGCAGCAGGAGGGCACGCTGTTCCAGGTGTACCTGCCGCGCGGGCCGGTGGGGGTGCGCTGA
- a CDS encoding ParB/RepB/Spo0J family partition protein: MLNAGDKHKRALGRGLSALIPQAAPAPAASPEAAKAGVLKLPIESIHRDTAQPRRHFDEAKLAELTESIKAQGLLQPVLVRKDGQGYKLIAGERRWRAAQAAGLHELPAIVREVTEGQAFELALVENLQRSDLNPMEEAEGYHRLVEEFKLTQEQVSQRVGKERSTVANALRLLGLPDDVKALVAEGALSMGHARALLGVPRLPELQALATRVVEEKLSVRDTEKLVQQKRPQKKDTGKPSKQSPQVKALVEELQRLLGTKVRLAEKGQGKGTLEVDYFSYDDLDRLLKLLRKE, encoded by the coding sequence GTGTTGAACGCAGGAGACAAACACAAGCGGGCGTTGGGCCGGGGCCTCTCCGCCCTGATTCCGCAGGCGGCGCCGGCGCCCGCGGCGAGCCCCGAGGCCGCCAAGGCCGGGGTGCTCAAGCTGCCCATCGAGTCCATCCACCGGGACACCGCCCAGCCGCGCCGTCACTTCGACGAGGCGAAGCTGGCCGAACTCACCGAGTCCATCAAGGCGCAGGGGCTGCTCCAGCCGGTGCTCGTGCGCAAGGACGGTCAGGGCTACAAGCTCATCGCGGGGGAGCGGCGCTGGCGCGCGGCGCAGGCGGCGGGGCTGCACGAGCTGCCCGCCATCGTGCGCGAGGTGACGGAGGGGCAGGCCTTCGAGCTGGCGCTGGTGGAGAACCTCCAGCGCTCGGACCTGAACCCCATGGAAGAGGCGGAGGGCTACCACCGCCTGGTGGAGGAGTTCAAACTCACGCAGGAGCAGGTCAGCCAGCGCGTGGGCAAGGAGCGCTCCACGGTGGCCAACGCCCTGCGGCTCTTGGGGTTGCCGGACGATGTGAAGGCGCTGGTGGCCGAGGGCGCGCTGAGCATGGGGCACGCGCGCGCGCTGCTCGGGGTGCCGCGGCTGCCGGAGTTGCAGGCGCTGGCCACGCGCGTGGTGGAGGAGAAGCTCTCGGTGCGCGACACCGAGAAGCTGGTGCAGCAGAAGCGGCCGCAGAAGAAGGACACGGGAAAGCCCTCCAAGCAGAGCCCCCAGGTGAAGGCGCTGGTGGAGGAACTCCAGCGGCTCCTGGGCACCAAGGTGCGCCTGGCCGAAAAAGGCCAAGGAAAAGGGACCCTGGAGGTGGATTACTTCTCGTACGATGACCTCGACAGGCTTTTGAAGCTTCTCAGGAAGGAGTAG
- a CDS encoding FAD-binding protein, which yields MRHLTNWARNVEYSAARLHRPTSLDEVKALVASARAVRALGSGHSFNTLADTPGELISLEALAQEVVIDPSARTVTVSGGIRYGELGARLQAEGFALANLASLPHISVAGAIATATHGSGNTNRNLAAAVSGLTLVTARGETLALTRSSPDFAGAVVGLGALGLVTSVTLDIEPSFDVAVTVYEHLAWDTLLHHFDALMRAAYSVSLFTNWARDTVDQVWLKQRVDGTAGALPLPGQDFHGATPAPERRHPLPGAPAEACSEQLGIAGCWADRLPHFRLGFTPSRGEELQSEYILPRAHAAAAIEALRALAGRIAPLLQIAEIRTMAADDLWLSMNYRADSVGFHFTWKPLQPEVEALLPVIEEALAPFRARPHWGKLFHARASHLATLYEKWPAFIALAERLDPEHKFRNDFLARHVFGAGTQERRSEMIR from the coding sequence GTGCGCCACCTCACCAACTGGGCCCGAAACGTCGAGTACTCGGCCGCCCGTCTCCACCGGCCCACCTCGCTCGACGAGGTGAAGGCCCTCGTCGCCAGCGCCCGGGCCGTCCGGGCCCTCGGCTCAGGCCATTCCTTCAACACCCTCGCCGACACTCCGGGCGAACTCATCTCCCTGGAGGCCCTCGCCCAGGAGGTGGTGATCGACCCCTCCGCCCGGACCGTCACCGTGAGCGGGGGCATCCGCTATGGCGAGCTTGGCGCCCGGCTCCAGGCGGAGGGCTTCGCCCTGGCGAACCTCGCCTCGCTGCCGCACATCTCCGTGGCAGGTGCCATTGCCACGGCCACCCATGGCTCGGGCAACACGAACCGGAACCTGGCCGCGGCGGTCTCCGGGCTGACGCTCGTCACCGCTCGCGGCGAGACGCTCGCGCTGACCCGCTCCAGCCCGGACTTCGCTGGAGCCGTCGTCGGCCTGGGCGCCCTGGGCCTCGTCACCTCCGTCACCCTCGACATCGAGCCGTCATTCGATGTCGCGGTCACCGTCTATGAGCACCTCGCCTGGGACACCCTGCTCCACCACTTCGATGCGCTCATGCGCGCCGCCTACAGCGTGAGCCTTTTCACGAACTGGGCGCGCGACACGGTGGATCAAGTCTGGCTCAAGCAGCGCGTCGATGGCACCGCGGGAGCACTGCCCCTGCCAGGCCAAGATTTCCACGGCGCCACGCCCGCCCCGGAGCGGCGGCATCCCCTGCCGGGAGCCCCGGCCGAGGCCTGCTCCGAGCAACTCGGGATCGCCGGGTGCTGGGCCGACCGGCTGCCCCACTTCCGCCTTGGCTTCACCCCCAGCCGGGGCGAGGAGCTCCAATCGGAGTACATCCTGCCCCGCGCCCACGCGGCCGCGGCCATCGAGGCCCTGCGCGCCCTGGCCGGCCGCATCGCGCCCCTCCTCCAGATCGCGGAGATCCGGACGATGGCCGCCGATGACCTCTGGCTCAGCATGAACTACCGCGCGGACAGCGTCGGCTTCCACTTCACCTGGAAACCCTTGCAGCCCGAGGTGGAGGCCCTGCTCCCTGTCATCGAGGAGGCGCTCGCGCCCTTCCGGGCGCGGCCCCACTGGGGCAAGCTGTTCCACGCCCGCGCCAGCCACCTGGCGACCCTCTATGAGAAGTGGCCGGCCTTCATCGCCCTGGCCGAGCGGCTCGATCCGGAACACAAGTTCCGCAATGACTTTCTCGCCCGCCACGTCTTCGGAGCAGGAACACAGGAGCGACGCAGCGAGATGATCAGATGA
- a CDS encoding ParA family protein — MGRIICISNQKGGVGKTTTAINLAASLASAERRTLLVDMDPQGNAGSGLGLKREMLQGTVYDAILGGRPMRELLHPTELRFLQVVPATPDLTGAEVELVNQERREFRLREALRPLAADYDYILIDCPPSLGLLTLNALVAADSVLIPLQCEYYALEGLSQLTHTVDLVQQGLNPGLKMEGILLTMFDSRANIANQVVEEARGYFKDQVFTAVVPRNVRLAECPSFGKPIILYDIKSKGCESYLALGREIMNREGHHPSKRHVA; from the coding sequence GTGGGTCGAATCATCTGCATCTCGAACCAGAAGGGCGGCGTCGGAAAGACCACCACCGCCATCAACCTCGCGGCGAGCCTGGCCTCGGCCGAGCGCCGCACGCTCCTGGTGGACATGGACCCCCAGGGCAACGCGGGCAGTGGGCTGGGGCTGAAGCGCGAGATGCTCCAGGGCACCGTTTATGACGCCATCCTGGGCGGGCGCCCCATGCGCGAGCTGCTGCACCCCACGGAGCTGCGCTTTCTCCAGGTGGTGCCGGCCACGCCGGACCTCACCGGCGCGGAGGTGGAGCTCGTCAACCAGGAGCGCCGCGAGTTCCGCCTGCGCGAGGCGCTGCGCCCGCTGGCCGCCGACTACGACTACATCCTCATCGACTGCCCGCCGTCCTTGGGGCTGCTCACGCTCAACGCGCTGGTGGCCGCGGACTCGGTGCTCATCCCGCTCCAGTGCGAGTACTACGCGCTGGAGGGGCTGTCGCAGCTCACGCACACGGTGGACCTGGTGCAGCAGGGGCTCAACCCGGGGCTGAAGATGGAGGGCATCCTGCTCACCATGTTCGACTCGCGGGCGAACATCGCCAACCAGGTGGTGGAGGAGGCGCGGGGCTACTTCAAGGACCAGGTGTTCACCGCGGTGGTGCCGCGCAACGTGCGGCTCGCCGAGTGCCCCTCCTTCGGCAAGCCCATCATCCTCTATGACATCAAGTCCAAGGGCTGTGAGAGCTACCTGGCGCTGGGCCGGGAGATCATGAACCGCGAGGGCCACCATCCCTCCAAGCGCCACGTGGCCTGA
- the egtB gene encoding ergothioneine biosynthesis protein EgtB, whose product MPSPADRPDPARVTPQPWKSLAWQALEAARRRTLNMLAGLPEAELLRQHSPLMSPLVWDVAHVANYEEQWLLRALGGPALTDAAFDAVYDAFRHPRRTRSALPILSPEAAFAYAARVRDAVREHLEHLPEDAPLPLLQGGFVFGMVAQHEQQHAETLAATLQLMTTWEYRPAARPLPRPGAVPLHEVFIPGGPSLQGSHAPWAYDNERPPHPVHLAPFFLDAHPTTQGDYLVFVESGGYEDPRWWHPEGWAFIQAEGIRHPLFWARLGPHLWARRRFGFVEPLPRDEPVQHVCWYEADAYARWAGKRLPTEAEWERAATGGASSPPAFPWGNAPASPSHANLGGEAWAPAPVGAFPEGKSAEGVWGLLGDVWEWTASDFGAYPGFQAHPYREYSEVFFGPGHKVLRGGAWASAPVAVRNSFRNWDLPIRRQIFAGFRCARDAP is encoded by the coding sequence ATGCCAAGCCCTGCTGACCGTCCGGATCCAGCGCGTGTCACGCCCCAGCCGTGGAAGTCTCTCGCCTGGCAGGCGCTCGAAGCCGCCCGGCGCCGCACCCTGAACATGCTCGCCGGCCTCCCCGAGGCCGAGCTGCTCCGTCAGCACTCGCCCCTCATGTCCCCGCTCGTCTGGGATGTGGCCCACGTCGCCAACTATGAGGAGCAGTGGCTCCTGCGCGCCCTCGGCGGCCCCGCCCTCACCGACGCCGCCTTCGACGCCGTCTACGACGCCTTCCGCCACCCCCGCCGCACCCGCTCGGCCCTGCCCATCCTCTCCCCCGAGGCCGCCTTCGCCTATGCCGCCCGCGTCCGCGACGCCGTGCGCGAGCACCTGGAGCACCTCCCCGAAGACGCTCCCCTGCCCCTGCTCCAGGGCGGCTTCGTCTTCGGCATGGTCGCCCAGCACGAGCAGCAACACGCCGAGACCCTCGCCGCCACCCTCCAGTTGATGACCACCTGGGAGTATCGCCCCGCCGCTCGCCCCCTCCCTCGCCCCGGCGCCGTCCCCCTCCACGAGGTGTTCATCCCCGGTGGCCCCTCCCTCCAGGGCAGCCACGCCCCTTGGGCCTACGACAACGAGCGCCCCCCCCACCCCGTTCACCTGGCCCCTTTCTTCCTCGATGCCCACCCCACCACCCAGGGCGACTACCTCGTCTTCGTCGAGTCCGGCGGCTACGAAGATCCTCGCTGGTGGCACCCTGAAGGCTGGGCGTTCATTCAGGCCGAGGGCATTCGCCACCCGCTCTTCTGGGCCCGCCTCGGCCCCCACCTCTGGGCCCGCCGGCGTTTCGGGTTCGTGGAGCCCCTGCCCCGCGACGAGCCCGTGCAGCACGTGTGCTGGTACGAGGCGGACGCCTATGCCCGTTGGGCCGGCAAGCGGCTGCCCACCGAGGCCGAGTGGGAGCGCGCCGCCACGGGCGGGGCCTCGAGCCCTCCTGCCTTCCCTTGGGGGAACGCCCCCGCCTCCCCCTCCCACGCCAACCTCGGCGGCGAGGCGTGGGCCCCTGCCCCCGTGGGTGCCTTTCCCGAGGGAAAGAGCGCAGAGGGTGTCTGGGGCCTGCTCGGGGACGTGTGGGAGTGGACAGCCAGTGACTTCGGCGCCTACCCGGGCTTTCAGGCCCATCCTTATCGTGAGTACTCCGAGGTGTTCTTCGGCCCCGGGCACAAGGTGCTCCGAGGTGGCGCCTGGGCCAGTGCGCCCGTCGCGGTTCGCAACAGCTTCCGCAACTGGGACTTGCCCATCCGCCGGCAGATCTTCGCCGGCTTCCGCTGCGCACGGGATGCCCCGTGA
- the egtD gene encoding L-histidine N(alpha)-methyltransferase has protein sequence MNGMDAPQADGPCRSLVSVEVHLHPDEARHALHAEALTGLCHRPKELSPKWLYDERGSQLFDDITRLPEYYPTRREREILLEHAHEVARLSGADTLIELGSGTSEKTRLLLGALRRTGRLRRFIPFDVSEHFLRRAAATLARDYPGLRVHAVVGDFERHLAYLPREGRRLVAFLGGTIGNFKPAARARFFQEVAHSLAPGDGLLLGTDLIKDRSRLFAAYNDSAGVTAEFNRNVLHVLNRELGANFDVNAFAHLAPFDEEQGWIEMRLISQRPQWVHLPALRRSAHFDAGEVLRTEVSCKFRPQQVESELFAAGLHLAAGWTDRARDFALSLAFKP, from the coding sequence ATGAACGGAATGGATGCGCCGCAAGCGGACGGGCCTTGTCGAAGCCTCGTCTCGGTGGAAGTTCACCTGCACCCGGACGAGGCCCGCCACGCGCTGCACGCCGAGGCCCTGACAGGGCTGTGCCACCGCCCCAAGGAGCTGTCCCCCAAGTGGCTCTACGATGAGCGCGGCAGCCAGCTCTTCGACGACATCACCCGGCTGCCCGAGTACTACCCCACCCGCCGCGAGCGCGAGATTCTCCTGGAGCACGCCCACGAGGTGGCCCGGCTCAGCGGCGCCGACACCCTCATCGAGCTCGGCAGCGGCACCAGTGAGAAGACCCGCCTGCTCCTCGGCGCCCTGCGGCGCACCGGCCGGCTCCGGCGCTTCATCCCCTTCGATGTGAGCGAGCACTTCCTGCGGCGCGCCGCCGCCACGCTCGCCCGCGACTACCCCGGCCTGCGCGTGCACGCCGTGGTGGGCGACTTCGAGCGCCACCTGGCATACCTGCCCCGCGAAGGCCGAAGGCTCGTCGCCTTCCTCGGGGGCACCATCGGCAACTTCAAGCCCGCCGCGCGCGCGCGCTTCTTCCAGGAAGTGGCCCACAGCCTCGCCCCCGGAGATGGGCTCCTGCTCGGAACGGATTTGATCAAGGACCGCTCACGCCTGTTCGCCGCCTACAACGACAGCGCGGGCGTCACGGCCGAGTTCAACCGCAACGTGCTGCACGTGCTCAACCGCGAGCTGGGCGCCAACTTCGACGTGAACGCCTTCGCGCACCTGGCCCCCTTCGACGAAGAGCAGGGCTGGATCGAAATGCGCCTCATCTCCCAGCGCCCCCAGTGGGTGCACTTGCCCGCCCTCCGGCGCTCCGCCCACTTCGACGCGGGCGAGGTGCTGCGCACGGAGGTGAGCTGCAAGTTCCGCCCCCAGCAGGTGGAGTCGGAGCTGTTCGCCGCGGGGCTTCATCTGGCCGCGGGGTGGACGGATCGCGCGCGGGACTTCGCGCTCTCCTTGGCCTTCAAGCCCTGA
- a CDS encoding IS5 family transposase (programmed frameshift), with translation MVRDLVPDALWERVVPLLPAPKKKKKPGRPRVDERAALEAIVFVLRTGIPWEMLPTKQFGLSGMTAWRRLEQWTRAGVFEQLQRLLLNELGQRGQVDFSRASIDSSTVRASKGGPFTGKNPTDRAKAGSKHHLLVDRRGLPLAESLTGANVHDTRELFPLLEAVPKVRQPRGPPRHRPDKLHADKAYASRKNRRGLRRRGITPRIARPGIESKQRLGQHRWVVERTNAWLHRQRRLRVRDERRDDVHFGLLVLGCCLILFRALNPDFC, from the exons ATGGTTCGCGATCTCGTACCGGATGCGCTGTGGGAGCGAGTCGTTCCGCTGCTTCCAGCTCCCAAGAAGAAGAAGAAGCCCGGCCGCCCCCGGGTTGATGAGCGAGCCGCCTTGGAGGCCATCGTCTTCGTGCTCAGGACCGGCATTCCCTGGGAGATGCTGCCGACCAAGCAGTTCGGCCTGTCGGGGATGACGGCTTGGCGACGCCTGGAGCAATGGACACGTGCCGGAGTGTTCGAGCAGCTCCAGCGACTGCTGCTCAACGAGCTGGGCCAGCGCGGCCAAGTGGACTTCAGCCGTGCCTCGATCGACTCCTCGACGGTGCGAGCCTCCAAAGGGGGGCCCT TCACGGGCAAGAACCCGACGGACCGAGCGAAGGCGGGCAGCAAACATCATCTTCTTGTCGACAGAAGAGGGCTTCCGCTGGCCGAGAGTCTGACGGGAGCCAACGTCCATGACACGCGCGAGCTGTTCCCTCTGCTGGAGGCCGTGCCCAAGGTGAGGCAGCCGCGCGGTCCTCCCCGTCACCGGCCCGACAAGCTGCATGCCGACAAGGCGTACGCGTCGCGCAAGAACCGTCGCGGCCTGCGTCGGCGCGGCATCACTCCACGCATCGCACGGCCCGGCATCGAGTCGAAGCAACGGCTGGGACAGCACCGGTGGGTGGTGGAGCGGACCAACGCGTGGCTTCACCGGCAGCGGCGTCTGCGCGTGCGCGATGAACGGCGCGATGATGTCCACTTCGGCCTCCTTGTTCTGGGCTGCTGCCTGATCCTCTTCCGGGCCCTTAATCCTGACTTTTGTTAG